The sequence below is a genomic window from Microbulbifer hydrolyticus.
ATTCTTGCGGGCCTGTACTATCTGGCGAACCGTTCCAAAAGGAATCAACACCCATGAACAAATCTATCAAGCGCGGCGTTGCCGTTTCCTGCCTTTTGACCCTGATGCTGAATCTGACCGCATGCGGTTACTTCCTGTACCCGGAACGCAAGGGGCAGAGTGGCGGCCGGGTTGATCCAGTCGTGGTTATCCTCGATGGCGCCGGCCTGCTGTTTGGTATTCTGCCTGGTGTGGTGGCATTTGCGGTTGACTTCACCAATGGCACAATCTACCTGCCCGCGGGTGGCTCTTCTGCGATTGACCGCCATATCAGCGCAGTGGACCAGGACGTCAACAATGAGAAAGCCGGTGCGCTACTGGAAGAAGGCAAGCCGGTAATCGACCAGAATGGCCAGGCCTGGATCGAGCTGCCGCTGGAAGCGGTTACCGGCGAGAAAGATGTCGAGAACACCAGCATGGAACAGGTGCGTGCTGCGCTCGGCGAATTAACCGGGCAACAGGTTGCCGCTGCCGATATTGTCTGGCTCCAGGATCTGGCGGCACTGTCACAGGCACGCGCTGCACAGCAGGCAACCGCGGCACGCTAACACCGTGAGTGGCTCTCTTGCGGCGCCAACCGGCGCCCAAGTCGTGGCGGCGCAAAACGGGCGCCGTTACGCGCAGAACCTGCGCGCTCCCACCGCGGTGCTGCCGTTTATTCGGGATCCTCGCATCGTGCATATGGGGCTGAACCGTCTGTCACCGGACCGGTGGTTGCAACGCTGTTCCCAGCTCACCCATTATCATCACAATAAGCTCACCGCCCGCCGTTTATACGGGGAGGGGGTATACGCCCAGCTGCCATCCTCGCTTCCGGCCCAGCGGGAGTTGGCGGGGTTGACGGCCAGGCACCTGCTGCAAGATCACCCCGGTTACCATCTCCTGGCGAATGGGGATCTCCAATGGCAGGGAGCGGGCGGGACGCTTCGCTGGCCAGGTGCCGAGGCCGGCGTCAGCAGTGCCGAGCCGCTGTGGAATACCAGCGCGTGGGTAGCGGATGACCTGTGTTTGTTGATGCCGGGCGAACATGGCTACGAGCTGGTTGCGGCATCGCTGGCCGCGCCCAGTTACTGGCGCCTGGAAGAAAAAATAGGTCGGCCGCTGGATGTCATCCACGGGCCTGTGCCCGGCTTTCACAAAAAACTGGCCCAGCAGGTGGCGCGCTTCTTTGACCACCTGCTGCCGGAGTTTCCGGTCTGGCGCGGAAACTGGTCTGTGGTGGATTCGCCGGAGTTGCTGCAGCGGGGAGAGGGGGGCGATATAGCAGGCCACGCACCCGCTAAGGCTGATGAAGCTTCCGATGCGCT
It includes:
- a CDS encoding heme-dependent oxidative N-demethylase family protein, giving the protein MSGSLAAPTGAQVVAAQNGRRYAQNLRAPTAVLPFIRDPRIVHMGLNRLSPDRWLQRCSQLTHYHHNKLTARRLYGEGVYAQLPSSLPAQRELAGLTARHLLQDHPGYHLLANGDLQWQGAGGTLRWPGAEAGVSSAEPLWNTSAWVADDLCLLMPGEHGYELVAASLAAPSYWRLEEKIGRPLDVIHGPVPGFHKKLAQQVARFFDHLLPEFPVWRGNWSVVDSPELLQRGEGGDIAGHAPAKADEASDALYLRIERQSLRRLPETGAVVFTIRVMINPLSDLLEVPDGLSVLKASVDAMSPEESRYKSIAPMRARLNSFFAAHLSG